The following coding sequences lie in one Apium graveolens cultivar Ventura chromosome 3, ASM990537v1, whole genome shotgun sequence genomic window:
- the LOC141711169 gene encoding uncharacterized protein LOC141711169 isoform X2, whose translation MTSPINYAIDDKDLDDAALWAVIDSAAASLSNSRKPLAIKNTIPYQSPKLTLPSPQINSPNYSRIYDIDSTHIRPQKIARSSPSPPYKSPNTSPTYTSPDATDSSLIVVKHAYQTPYYALPETRASNVNQFSPIGSDCFSRSCGQFKENEFPRHSLTGQFPSVSLFKEYQNAAMSILEKSDYTMISGHPFIKKAGWRKISFYFNVSYEIKDKTIEFDGNRDVQRAEFVVRAHMQGGRFSDGWGSCEKREKRFLKPNHDIPSTAETRAKNKACQDLLGIGEYRPGSSNSHK comes from the exons ATGACTTCTCCGATCAACTACGCCATCGACGACAAAGACCTCGACGACGCCGCTCTCTGGGCCGTCATCGACTCAGCCGCCGCCTCTCTCTCCAATTCTCGCAAACCTCTCGCTATCAAAAACACAATCCCCTACCAATCCCCCAAACTCACATTGCCTTCTCctcaaatcaatagccctaactattcTCGTATTTACGATATCGATTCTACTCATATCCGGCCTCAGAAAATTGCCAGATCATCGCCCTCTCCTCCTTATAAATCTCCGAACACTAGTCCTACTTATACGTCACCGGATGCTACTGATTCGTCTTTAATTGTGGTTAAACACGCGTATCAGACGCCTTATTATGCGTTACCGGAGACTAGAGCGTCGAATGTGAATCAATTTTCTCCGATCGGATCGGATTGTTTTTCGAGGAGTTGTGGCCAGTTTAAGGAGAATGAATTTCCGAGGCATAGTTTGACCGGTCAATTTCCTTCTGTTTCTCTTTTTAAAGAGTACCAGAATGCTGCTATGTCT ATTCtggagaaaagtgattacaccaTGATTTCTGGCCACCCTTTTATTAAAAAAGCAG GCTGGAGGAAAATATCATTTTACTTCAATGTATCCTATGAAATTAAAGATAAAACCATTGAATTTGATGGGAACCGTGACGTCCAGCGCGCTGAGTTCGTGGTTCGAGCACACATGCA GGGCGGTAGATTTTCAGATGGTTGGGGTTCGTGTGAAAAGCGGGAGAAGAGGTTTTTAAAACCTAATCATGATATTCCCAGCACTGCAGAAACCAGAGCTAAGAATAAAGCATGCCAG GACCTCCTAGGCATTGGAGAGTATCGACCTGgttcaagcaattcacacaagTAA
- the LOC141711169 gene encoding uncharacterized protein LOC141711169 isoform X1 codes for MTSPINYAIDDKDLDDAALWAVIDSAAASLSNSRKPLAIKNTIPYQSPKLTLPSPQINSPNYSRIYDIDSTHIRPQKIARSSPSPPYKSPNTSPTYTSPDATDSSLIVVKHAYQTPYYALPETRASNVNQFSPIGSDCFSRSCGQFKENEFPRHSLTGQFPSVSLFKEYQNAAMSILEKSDYTMISGHPFIKKAGWRKISFYFNVSYEIKDKTIEFDGNRDVQRAEFVVRAHMQGGRFSDGWGSCEKREKRFLKPNHDIPSTAETRAKNKACQDLLGIGEYRPGSSNSHKTC; via the exons ATGACTTCTCCGATCAACTACGCCATCGACGACAAAGACCTCGACGACGCCGCTCTCTGGGCCGTCATCGACTCAGCCGCCGCCTCTCTCTCCAATTCTCGCAAACCTCTCGCTATCAAAAACACAATCCCCTACCAATCCCCCAAACTCACATTGCCTTCTCctcaaatcaatagccctaactattcTCGTATTTACGATATCGATTCTACTCATATCCGGCCTCAGAAAATTGCCAGATCATCGCCCTCTCCTCCTTATAAATCTCCGAACACTAGTCCTACTTATACGTCACCGGATGCTACTGATTCGTCTTTAATTGTGGTTAAACACGCGTATCAGACGCCTTATTATGCGTTACCGGAGACTAGAGCGTCGAATGTGAATCAATTTTCTCCGATCGGATCGGATTGTTTTTCGAGGAGTTGTGGCCAGTTTAAGGAGAATGAATTTCCGAGGCATAGTTTGACCGGTCAATTTCCTTCTGTTTCTCTTTTTAAAGAGTACCAGAATGCTGCTATGTCT ATTCtggagaaaagtgattacaccaTGATTTCTGGCCACCCTTTTATTAAAAAAGCAG GCTGGAGGAAAATATCATTTTACTTCAATGTATCCTATGAAATTAAAGATAAAACCATTGAATTTGATGGGAACCGTGACGTCCAGCGCGCTGAGTTCGTGGTTCGAGCACACATGCA GGGCGGTAGATTTTCAGATGGTTGGGGTTCGTGTGAAAAGCGGGAGAAGAGGTTTTTAAAACCTAATCATGATATTCCCAGCACTGCAGAAACCAGAGCTAAGAATAAAGCATGCCAG GACCTCCTAGGCATTGGAGAGTATCGACCTGgttcaagcaattcacacaa GACCTGCTAG